One stretch of Saccharopolyspora erythraea DNA includes these proteins:
- a CDS encoding M24 family metallopeptidase, whose amino-acid sequence MTACATSSTPATTAGRRVHEQRIRALRHQMRAGGLGAVALTRPEDIYYLTGLDHLGYFAFTLLVVPLAGEPTLVTRRMEGPTVRAKVPWCRHATFGEDESPASASAAVLAEACGTYGDGIALDEESMFFPPSVAGAIRARLPHVRWSCASSLLAAQRARKSPEEIDCIRRAAAISDLALSRATAMLRPGVAERDVAAEIYRCMIEEGGQPPGFPPLIRPASVLEQEHVSWSDGALASGQGLFFELSASVRRYHAPQSRTIYIGQAPAAAAEAAEVALAGLLAALDALEPGARTREVYAAWQRAVAGHADPRRHHCGYLVGIGFPPSWVGGANVLGIRPGGDVVLRAGMTFHLMSWVNRPVGHVISDTALVTDSGAELLTTTPRELITIR is encoded by the coding sequence GTGACTGCTTGCGCTACCTCCTCCACCCCGGCGACCACCGCTGGCCGGCGTGTGCACGAGCAGCGGATCCGCGCGCTGCGCCACCAGATGCGAGCCGGAGGTCTCGGTGCCGTGGCCCTCACCCGGCCGGAAGACATCTACTACCTCACCGGCCTGGACCACCTCGGCTATTTCGCCTTCACGCTGCTCGTCGTGCCGCTCGCCGGTGAGCCGACCCTGGTCACCCGCCGGATGGAAGGTCCGACGGTCCGCGCGAAGGTCCCGTGGTGCCGCCACGCGACCTTCGGCGAGGACGAGTCACCGGCGAGCGCGTCGGCCGCGGTGCTCGCCGAGGCGTGCGGAACGTACGGGGACGGAATCGCGCTGGACGAGGAGTCCATGTTCTTCCCGCCCTCGGTCGCGGGGGCGATCCGCGCGCGGCTCCCGCACGTGCGCTGGAGCTGCGCGTCCTCGCTGCTGGCCGCCCAGCGGGCGCGCAAGTCGCCGGAGGAAATCGACTGCATCCGCCGGGCGGCGGCCATCTCCGACCTCGCGCTCTCCCGGGCGACCGCCATGCTGCGCCCCGGTGTCGCCGAGCGCGACGTCGCCGCGGAGATCTACCGCTGCATGATCGAGGAAGGCGGCCAGCCGCCGGGGTTCCCGCCGCTCATCCGACCGGCGTCGGTGCTGGAGCAGGAACACGTCTCCTGGTCCGATGGTGCGCTCGCATCGGGGCAGGGGCTGTTCTTCGAGCTGTCGGCCAGCGTGCGGCGCTACCACGCGCCGCAGAGCCGCACCATCTACATCGGACAAGCGCCGGCCGCTGCCGCCGAGGCCGCGGAGGTCGCGCTGGCCGGGCTGCTCGCCGCACTCGATGCGTTGGAACCCGGAGCGCGCACCAGAGAGGTCTACGCGGCGTGGCAGCGCGCGGTGGCCGGCCACGCCGACCCGCGGCGCCACCACTGCGGCTACCTCGTGGGCATCGGGTTCCCGCCGAGCTGGGTGGGCGGTGCGAACGTGCTCGGCATCCGCCCCGGAGGCGACGTGGTGCTCCGCGCGGGGATGACCTTCCACCTGATGTCGTGGGTGAACCGGCCGGTCGGGCACGTCATCTCCGACACCGCCCTGGTCACGGATTCGGGCGCCGAACTGCTCACCACCACGCCTCGCGAACTGATCACCATCCGCTGA
- a CDS encoding LysR family transcriptional regulator, translating into MLDVHRLRLLRELASRGTIAATARACALTPSAVSQQLAILQREVGAPLYHRDGRTLVLTEAARVLVAHTERILAAMEDARAGVAQVSGGVSGVVRLGAFPTAASSLVPPAIVACRAEHRELRVLLEERETADGIAALKAGRLDLLLVYEFDLLPRIDDAGVELTPLLTEPLHAAVPPALDLPRGPLRLDSLSEHPWIAPASDIALRRALDRACGLAGFAPRLDYTSDDYTVILALVRAGLGVSVVPRLATEGLTPDVRLLSITEPELTRSVSVAVRSGSASAPRIAVLIAALREAARGLGEHTS; encoded by the coding sequence ATGCTGGATGTGCACCGGCTGCGCCTGCTGCGCGAGCTGGCCTCGCGGGGGACGATCGCCGCCACGGCACGCGCGTGCGCGTTGACCCCGTCGGCGGTGTCCCAGCAGCTCGCCATCCTCCAGCGCGAGGTCGGCGCACCGCTGTACCACCGCGACGGCCGGACGCTCGTGCTCACCGAGGCCGCCCGCGTGCTCGTCGCGCACACCGAGCGAATCCTGGCCGCGATGGAGGACGCCCGGGCCGGCGTCGCGCAGGTGTCGGGCGGGGTGAGCGGCGTGGTGCGGCTCGGCGCGTTCCCCACCGCCGCCAGTTCCCTGGTGCCACCGGCAATCGTCGCCTGCCGGGCCGAGCACCGCGAACTCCGCGTGCTGCTGGAGGAGCGGGAGACCGCGGACGGGATCGCCGCGCTCAAGGCGGGCCGGCTCGACCTGCTGCTGGTCTACGAGTTCGACCTGCTGCCCCGGATCGACGACGCGGGCGTCGAGCTCACCCCGCTGCTGACCGAGCCGCTGCACGCCGCGGTCCCTCCCGCGCTCGACCTGCCTCGCGGGCCGCTGCGGCTCGACTCGCTCAGCGAGCACCCGTGGATCGCCCCCGCCAGCGACATAGCGCTGCGCAGGGCGCTGGACAGGGCCTGCGGCCTGGCGGGTTTCGCGCCGCGGCTGGACTACACCAGCGACGACTACACGGTGATCCTCGCGCTGGTCCGCGCCGGTCTCGGCGTCTCGGTCGTACCCAGGCTGGCCACCGAGGGGCTGACCCCGGACGTGCGGCTGCTGTCGATCACCGAGCCCGAACTCACCCGCTCGGTCTCGGTCGCGGTCCGCTCCGGCAGCGCCTCCGCGCCGCGCATCGCGGTGCTCATCGCGGCGCTGCGCGAAGCCGCCCGCGGGTTGGGCGAGCACACGTCCTGA
- a CDS encoding (Fe-S)-binding protein, whose amino-acid sequence MSPGVVVRPRPVDADLRVRPRRELDITPVFSYENDGGDLAATLRRCVGVGKCRTRDSAGVMCPSFQVTHDEKDSTRGRARVLDEMLNGGVIEDGWRSAEVSFSSWFRRRTAPAGAGTRGTMLLWVDSFGNALNPGPLRAATEVLEEIGFRVIVPPGTQCCGLTWITTGQLGVARRVQRRTLNAIAPQLEEVSAVVGIEPSCTATLRTDLPDLLAGHPAAARLARKTKTFAGTIRDLAPDWDPPELPVETLRQTHCHQHAVMGDQADSWLLERMGVDDTKLGSGCCGLAGNFGFEREHYALSVAAGNGCCCRPCGPPRTRCACWPTASAATPRSDRERTGTRSTWPNWFVTPRPQLSPSR is encoded by the coding sequence GTGTCCCCGGGCGTTGTCGTGCGTCCGCGCCCCGTCGACGCCGACCTCCGCGTCCGGCCACGCCGGGAGCTGGACATCACGCCCGTGTTCTCCTACGAGAACGACGGTGGTGACCTCGCCGCCACCCTGCGCCGATGCGTCGGCGTCGGCAAGTGCCGCACGCGGGACTCCGCGGGGGTGATGTGCCCGAGCTTCCAGGTCACCCACGACGAGAAGGACTCCACCCGCGGGCGCGCCAGGGTGCTCGACGAGATGCTCAACGGTGGCGTGATCGAGGACGGCTGGAGGTCGGCCGAGGTCTCGTTCTCGAGCTGGTTCCGCAGACGCACGGCACCGGCTGGCGCCGGCACGCGCGGGACCATGCTCCTGTGGGTGGACTCCTTCGGCAACGCCCTCAACCCCGGTCCTCTGCGCGCGGCCACGGAGGTCCTCGAGGAGATCGGCTTCCGGGTGATCGTCCCTCCCGGAACCCAGTGCTGCGGACTCACCTGGATCACCACCGGTCAGCTCGGCGTGGCCCGCCGCGTGCAGCGCCGGACGCTGAACGCCATCGCGCCCCAGCTCGAGGAGGTGTCCGCCGTCGTCGGTATCGAACCGAGCTGCACCGCCACCCTGCGCACCGACCTGCCGGACCTCCTCGCCGGCCACCCGGCGGCCGCACGGCTCGCGCGCAAGACGAAGACCTTCGCCGGCACCATCCGCGATCTCGCACCCGACTGGGACCCGCCGGAACTCCCGGTCGAGACGTTGCGCCAGACGCACTGCCACCAGCACGCGGTCATGGGCGACCAAGCCGACTCGTGGCTGTTGGAACGCATGGGAGTCGACGACACCAAGCTCGGCTCCGGCTGCTGCGGGCTGGCCGGGAACTTCGGCTTCGAGAGGGAGCACTACGCGCTCTCCGTCGCCGCCGGGAACGGGTGCTGCTGCCGGCCGTGCGGGCCGCCGCGGACTCGGTGCGCGTGCTGGCCGACGGCTTCAGCTGCCACACCCAGATCGGACAGGGAGCGCACCGGCACGCGCAGCACCTGGCCGAACTGGTTCGTGACGCCCAGACCGCAACTCTCGCCAAGCCGCTGA
- a CDS encoding VOC family protein encodes MTVDLFAGVPVRDFATAAAWYERLLSAPPAFLPNDTEAVWELAEHRYVFIEVRPDHAGHAMHTVFVSDFDARISQIAERGLEPAELETYSNGVRKATFRDPDGNEIGFGGAPV; translated from the coding sequence ATGACCGTAGACCTGTTCGCGGGCGTCCCCGTCCGCGACTTCGCCACGGCGGCGGCCTGGTACGAGCGGCTCCTCAGCGCCCCGCCGGCCTTCCTGCCCAACGACACCGAGGCGGTGTGGGAGCTCGCCGAGCACCGGTACGTGTTCATCGAAGTGCGTCCCGACCACGCCGGGCACGCCATGCACACCGTGTTCGTCAGCGACTTCGACGCCCGCATCTCCCAGATCGCCGAGCGCGGTCTGGAACCGGCCGAGCTCGAGACCTACTCCAACGGCGTCCGCAAGGCCACCTTCCGCGACCCGGACGGCAACGAGATCGGTTTCGGCGGCGCGCCGGTCTGA
- a CDS encoding ArsR/SmtB family transcription factor, giving the protein MGEQGAKAALFDQFARVGKALASGKRLELLDLLAQGERTVESLARAAQLGMTTTSAHLQTLKQANLVATRREGTKVHYRLAGTDVAALYALVRAVADAHLPDVEAARASYFGVGDGAERVSREELLRRVGLGDVVVLDVRPREEYQAGHVPGAVSIPLDELAGRLGEIPADQEVVAYCRGSYCVLAHDAVRLLTARGRTARRLADGMLEWRLAELPVETA; this is encoded by the coding sequence ATGGGGGAACAGGGCGCGAAGGCGGCTCTCTTCGATCAGTTCGCGCGTGTCGGCAAGGCGCTGGCCAGCGGGAAGCGGCTCGAACTGCTGGACCTGCTCGCGCAGGGCGAGCGCACGGTCGAGTCGCTGGCGCGCGCGGCCCAGCTGGGGATGACGACCACCTCGGCGCACCTGCAGACCCTCAAGCAGGCGAACCTCGTCGCCACTCGCCGGGAGGGCACCAAGGTGCACTACCGGCTGGCGGGGACCGACGTGGCCGCGCTGTACGCGCTGGTCCGCGCCGTGGCCGATGCGCACCTGCCCGACGTGGAAGCCGCCCGCGCCAGCTACTTCGGCGTGGGTGACGGCGCCGAGCGCGTCAGCCGCGAGGAGCTGCTGCGGCGGGTGGGGCTCGGCGACGTGGTCGTGCTCGACGTGCGGCCGCGCGAGGAGTACCAGGCGGGCCACGTCCCGGGGGCGGTGTCGATCCCGCTGGACGAGCTGGCCGGCAGGCTCGGCGAGATCCCCGCCGACCAGGAGGTCGTCGCCTACTGCCGCGGGAGCTACTGCGTGCTCGCCCACGACGCCGTGCGCCTGCTCACCGCGCGCGGCCGCACCGCGCGCCGCCTGGCGGACGGGATGCTCGAATGGCGGCTCGCCGAACTGCCGGTGGAGACGGCGTGA
- a CDS encoding MFS transporter has protein sequence MLVGAQVLSGAGLAAGITVGALLAEDMLGSTGLAGLPSGLFTIGSAVAAIVIGRTSQRLGRRTGLAAGYVVGAVGSLGVVIAAATGSVLLLFLSLFVYGAGTATNLQARYAGADLAEPDHRGRAVSTVLVATTAGAVAGPNLVTVMGSVADAVGIPSLAGPFILAAFAYAAAGIVLWIMLRPDPLLTARSLAAERTSAANGGADEPADPAGRSGLLLLGTAVMVLTQLIMVAVMTMTPIHMQHHGQGVGAAGLVIAVHVGAMYLPSPFSGMLVDRFGRLAVAAASGLTLLGSGLLAALAPPHSVGLLALALALLGLGWNFGLVSGTAIITDTVPLATRAKTQGTVDVAIALAGAGGGMASGLVVAASGFSALAVAGGILGLAIIPAVAWTARPRPSTSSA, from the coding sequence GTGCTCGTGGGCGCTCAGGTCCTCAGTGGAGCGGGGCTCGCCGCCGGTATCACCGTCGGCGCCCTGCTCGCCGAGGACATGCTCGGCAGCACCGGCCTGGCAGGCCTGCCCAGCGGGCTGTTCACCATCGGTTCCGCCGTCGCCGCGATCGTCATCGGTCGCACGTCGCAGCGCCTGGGCCGTCGCACCGGGCTCGCCGCCGGCTACGTCGTGGGTGCCGTGGGCAGCCTCGGGGTCGTCATCGCCGCCGCGACCGGCAGCGTGCTCCTGCTCTTCCTCTCGCTCTTCGTCTACGGCGCGGGGACCGCCACCAACCTCCAGGCCCGCTACGCGGGAGCCGATCTGGCCGAACCGGACCATCGCGGCCGGGCGGTGAGCACCGTGCTGGTGGCGACCACGGCGGGTGCCGTCGCGGGACCGAACCTGGTCACGGTGATGGGCTCGGTGGCCGACGCCGTGGGCATCCCGTCGCTGGCCGGGCCGTTCATCCTGGCCGCCTTCGCCTACGCCGCGGCCGGGATCGTGCTGTGGATCATGCTCCGGCCTGATCCGCTGCTCACTGCGCGTTCGCTCGCCGCGGAGCGCACGAGCGCCGCCAACGGGGGTGCGGACGAACCGGCCGACCCCGCCGGACGCAGCGGGCTCCTGCTGCTGGGCACGGCCGTCATGGTGCTGACCCAGCTCATCATGGTCGCCGTCATGACGATGACGCCCATCCACATGCAGCACCACGGCCAGGGTGTCGGCGCCGCAGGCCTGGTCATCGCCGTGCACGTGGGCGCGATGTACCTGCCGTCGCCGTTCAGCGGGATGCTCGTCGACCGCTTCGGGCGCCTGGCGGTGGCCGCCGCCTCCGGGCTCACCCTGCTGGGTTCGGGCCTGCTCGCCGCACTGGCGCCGCCCCACTCGGTGGGGCTGCTGGCGCTCGCGCTCGCCCTGCTCGGGCTCGGCTGGAACTTCGGTCTGGTCAGCGGCACCGCGATCATCACCGACACCGTTCCGCTGGCCACCCGCGCCAAGACGCAGGGCACCGTCGACGTCGCGATCGCCCTCGCCGGGGCGGGAGGCGGCATGGCCTCGGGTCTGGTCGTGGCGGCCAGCGGCTTCAGCGCGCTGGCCGTCGCAGGCGGCATCCTGGGCCTGGCCATCATCCCGGCCGTCGCGTGGACCGCTCGCCCGCGCCCGTCCACGTCGAGTGCGTAG
- a CDS encoding YdcF family protein, which produces MLFFGVAGVFLLLFLVTFLYDRRLVRNGLYLFLALVFLAGGVLVELSSYSEWAASVLLLMLLLTIPLITLVLAGFLIVNGVTMMRREGRRPANLLSLAAGLGIIGIVAVKALANITRWLPLQVAVEAVSDVLAYVSLLFVCFLLYSFVYGRIRHRHDVDFIVVLGSGLIGSRVPPLLASRLDRGRTAFEAEESKGRHPVLVTSGGQGPGEDLPEARAMADYLISHGVPEDRILVEDQSRSTEENLRFSKALMQERRPDYRCLVVTNSFHVMRAARIARGEKVNAQVIGSRTARYFLPSATIREFVAVFLAHRVVNIGVCLLLASTSVVSAL; this is translated from the coding sequence ATGCTCTTCTTCGGGGTCGCCGGGGTATTCCTGCTGCTTTTCCTGGTCACCTTCCTCTACGACCGGCGGCTCGTGCGCAACGGTCTCTATCTCTTCCTCGCGCTCGTCTTCCTGGCCGGAGGAGTGTTGGTGGAGCTCAGCTCGTACTCGGAGTGGGCGGCGTCCGTCCTGCTCCTGATGCTGCTGCTTACGATTCCGTTGATCACCCTGGTGCTGGCGGGGTTCCTGATCGTCAACGGCGTGACGATGATGCGCCGCGAGGGCAGGCGGCCGGCGAACCTGCTGTCGCTGGCCGCCGGTCTGGGCATCATCGGCATCGTGGCCGTCAAGGCACTGGCCAACATCACCCGCTGGCTACCGCTGCAGGTCGCGGTGGAGGCGGTGAGCGACGTGCTCGCGTACGTGTCGCTGCTGTTCGTCTGCTTCCTGCTGTACTCGTTCGTCTACGGCAGGATCCGGCATCGCCACGACGTCGACTTCATCGTGGTTCTCGGTTCGGGGCTGATCGGTTCGCGGGTGCCGCCGCTGCTGGCCAGCCGGCTCGACCGGGGACGCACCGCGTTCGAGGCCGAAGAGTCCAAGGGCCGCCATCCCGTGCTGGTGACCTCGGGCGGTCAGGGGCCCGGCGAGGACCTTCCCGAAGCGCGCGCGATGGCCGACTACCTCATCTCCCACGGCGTCCCGGAGGACCGGATCCTGGTCGAGGACCAGTCGCGGAGCACCGAGGAGAACCTGCGGTTCAGCAAGGCGCTCATGCAGGAGCGTCGTCCGGACTACCGCTGCCTGGTCGTCACCAACAGCTTCCACGTCATGCGGGCGGCCCGCATCGCCCGTGGCGAGAAGGTCAACGCGCAGGTGATCGGCTCGCGCACGGCGCGCTACTTCCTGCCCAGCGCGACGATCCGGGAGTTCGTGGCGGTGTTCCTGGCGCACCGGGTGGTCAATATCGGTGTCTGCCTGCTCCTGGCCAGCACCAGCGTCGTCTCCGCGCTCTGA
- a CDS encoding VanZ family protein has translation MSTRLVPGVLAVAIGLVLAIALFVPYVARQYRRRGELGPGHAGLAFAGLLYGLGLIAYVLVPFPAVTPDFCATSSAGAPQWIPFNFLRDMQKEASGSGLVATLRNPALTQVVLNVALFAPLGMFVRHMFRRSVPVTALIALGVSLLIEVTQVTGIWFLYPCPYRLFDVDDLMANGLGGLAGALAAPVLRAVPGQRITEEPGTPRPVTRSRRLLASLCDLLILHLAGVLVSGIGSALVITVHGGLLTELGPIDRLPGYQAAQLVGLWLPWFVLVIVLPMAGSATSLGQRAVHLRVITGYGSSPGAAARLVRSLAGTGGYLLSVRIADIPGGPPVLIVFGLVGIVFAVTSFVGLFTTAGYRGLSCSVAGLRLTDARAPIRQPEAVSV, from the coding sequence GTGAGTACGCGACTGGTGCCTGGGGTACTGGCGGTCGCCATCGGTCTGGTGCTGGCGATTGCGCTGTTCGTTCCGTACGTCGCGCGGCAGTACCGGCGACGTGGTGAGCTCGGCCCGGGCCACGCCGGACTGGCCTTCGCCGGTCTGCTGTACGGCCTGGGTCTCATCGCATACGTGTTGGTCCCTTTCCCCGCGGTGACACCGGATTTCTGCGCCACCTCCAGTGCCGGCGCGCCGCAGTGGATTCCGTTCAACTTCCTGCGCGACATGCAGAAGGAGGCATCCGGAAGCGGCCTGGTGGCGACCCTGCGCAACCCGGCGCTGACGCAGGTCGTGCTGAACGTTGCGCTCTTCGCGCCGCTGGGCATGTTCGTCCGGCACATGTTCCGGCGCAGCGTGCCGGTCACCGCGCTCATCGCGCTGGGTGTGTCGTTGCTGATCGAAGTCACGCAGGTGACCGGAATCTGGTTCCTGTACCCGTGCCCCTACCGGTTGTTCGATGTGGACGATCTGATGGCGAACGGGCTCGGGGGACTGGCCGGTGCGTTGGCGGCACCCGTCCTCCGCGCGGTGCCCGGGCAGCGGATCACCGAGGAGCCGGGGACGCCGCGTCCGGTGACCAGGTCCAGGCGGCTCCTGGCTTCCCTGTGCGACCTGCTGATCCTCCACCTCGCCGGTGTTCTGGTCAGCGGGATCGGCAGCGCGCTGGTGATCACGGTGCACGGTGGGCTGCTCACCGAGCTCGGTCCGATCGACCGCCTCCCCGGCTACCAGGCGGCGCAACTGGTCGGCCTCTGGTTGCCGTGGTTCGTGCTCGTCATCGTGCTTCCCATGGCGGGCAGCGCGACCAGCCTTGGTCAGCGAGCCGTGCACTTGCGGGTGATCACCGGTTACGGGAGTTCGCCGGGCGCTGCGGCGCGATTGGTGCGCAGTCTCGCGGGTACCGGCGGATATCTCCTGTCGGTGCGGATCGCCGACATACCCGGCGGGCCGCCCGTGCTGATCGTGTTCGGCCTGGTGGGGATCGTCTTCGCGGTGACCTCGTTCGTCGGACTGTTCACCACGGCCGGATACCGGGGTCTTTCCTGCTCCGTCGCAGGACTGCGGCTGACGGACGCCCGAGCGCCGATCCGGCAGCCGGAGGCCGTGAGCGTCTGA
- a CDS encoding DUF6131 family protein, with amino-acid sequence MITLGLILLILGVVLNISILYTIGGILLAVGLVLFVLGRTGTKVGGRNHWF; translated from the coding sequence GTGATCACTCTTGGTCTGATCTTGCTGATTCTGGGCGTCGTGCTCAACATTTCCATCCTCTACACGATCGGCGGCATCCTGCTCGCGGTGGGGCTCGTGCTGTTCGTGCTGGGACGGACGGGAACCAAGGTCGGCGGACGGAACCACTGGTTCTGA
- a CDS encoding STAS domain-containing protein yields the protein MTVQQLGSQLPEPVVPSPNPVPGVVLRGNVFRPQPDALVMAVEGEVSQRCADELEAVLRPRPDAAVRYLVVDLSRVHRLGIAGLQLLTRAYMTTRSGGIGLRVVVATEEVRDALRTAGLDVVLDCRPNVAAALVDDQRRDEW from the coding sequence ATGACCGTTCAGCAGCTGGGCTCGCAACTCCCGGAACCCGTGGTGCCCTCGCCGAATCCGGTGCCGGGCGTTGTGTTGCGGGGCAACGTGTTCCGGCCGCAGCCGGATGCGCTCGTCATGGCCGTGGAAGGCGAGGTGTCGCAACGCTGCGCGGACGAGCTGGAGGCGGTGCTGCGGCCGAGACCGGACGCGGCGGTCCGCTACCTCGTGGTGGATCTGAGCCGTGTCCACCGGTTGGGCATCGCCGGGCTGCAGTTGCTCACCCGCGCCTACATGACCACCCGGAGCGGCGGTATCGGCCTACGAGTCGTGGTCGCCACCGAGGAGGTCCGGGACGCCCTGCGGACAGCCGGGCTCGACGTCGTCCTCGACTGCCGCCCGAACGTCGCGGCGGCCCTGGTCGACGATCAGCGCCGCGATGAGTGGTGA
- a CDS encoding PP2C family protein-serine/threonine phosphatase produces MLSDNAAVSDAAARAAGTTEAARLAAVARYDILDTPSDGAFDRVVALAAKLLRAPVATVSIVDADRIWFKATHGMDGVAEIERAPGLCASAIQQDEPYVVTDALTDPRTAENPLVHGEMGVRFYAAAPITTSDGYRLGTVDVLDTRPRQIGQDDLDTLRELAGVVVDALELRRSAQLTLRKERRARSQMERITSALQRSLLPPSLPPVPGLEVACHYHAASPAEVTGDFYDVFALGGGRWAFFLGDVTGHGAPAAAVTSLTRYTLRAAALHSQDPAAVLAELNAALLLDPNVPQHCTVLFGLLRPESTGGFEITLAGGGHPPALRTHSASGVVEEVFPGGMLVGALPDAEFESCRLHLREGQTLLLYTDGLTEARPGGEFFGEEGLKAFLASNPGASASEQISELTGLLAGFDPGPTDDVALLALSVKSTAS; encoded by the coding sequence GTGCTATCGGACAACGCCGCGGTCAGCGACGCAGCGGCCCGTGCCGCGGGAACGACCGAGGCCGCGCGGCTGGCGGCGGTGGCCCGCTACGACATCCTCGACACCCCATCCGACGGGGCCTTCGACCGTGTCGTGGCGCTCGCGGCGAAGCTCCTGCGGGCACCGGTGGCAACGGTCTCGATCGTGGATGCCGACCGGATCTGGTTCAAGGCCACCCACGGCATGGACGGGGTGGCCGAGATCGAGCGCGCTCCCGGCCTGTGCGCCTCGGCGATCCAGCAGGACGAGCCGTACGTGGTCACCGATGCCCTGACCGACCCGCGCACGGCTGAGAACCCGTTGGTGCACGGCGAGATGGGGGTGCGGTTCTACGCCGCCGCGCCGATCACGACCTCCGACGGGTATCGCCTGGGCACCGTCGACGTCCTCGACACCCGTCCCCGCCAGATCGGTCAGGACGATCTGGACACGCTCCGCGAGCTGGCCGGGGTGGTCGTGGACGCCTTGGAGCTGCGCCGCTCGGCACAGCTGACCCTGCGCAAGGAACGGCGGGCACGCTCCCAGATGGAGCGCATCACCTCCGCCCTGCAGCGCAGCCTGCTGCCGCCGTCGCTGCCTCCGGTGCCCGGCCTGGAGGTGGCCTGCCACTACCACGCCGCGTCTCCCGCCGAGGTGACCGGCGACTTCTACGACGTGTTCGCCCTGGGCGGTGGCCGGTGGGCGTTCTTCCTCGGTGATGTCACCGGCCACGGTGCACCGGCCGCCGCGGTGACCTCGCTCACCCGCTACACCCTGCGTGCGGCCGCGCTGCACAGCCAGGACCCGGCCGCGGTGCTGGCCGAGCTGAACGCCGCGCTGCTGCTGGACCCGAACGTGCCGCAGCATTGCACCGTGCTGTTCGGACTCCTGCGGCCCGAGTCCACAGGAGGGTTCGAGATCACCCTGGCAGGCGGGGGCCATCCGCCTGCTCTGCGCACACATTCGGCCAGCGGTGTCGTCGAGGAGGTCTTCCCGGGCGGGATGCTGGTCGGAGCACTGCCGGATGCGGAGTTCGAGTCCTGCCGCCTGCACCTGCGGGAAGGCCAAACCCTGCTGCTCTACACCGACGGCCTCACCGAGGCCCGGCCCGGGGGCGAGTTCTTCGGCGAGGAGGGCCTGAAGGCGTTCCTCGCGTCGAACCCCGGCGCCTCGGCGAGCGAGCAGATCAGCGAGCTGACCGGCCTGCTCGCCGGGTTCGACCCGGGACCGACGGACGACGTGGCACTCCTGGCGCTGAGCGTGAAGTCAACAGCGAGCTGA